One genomic window of Corynebacterium diphtheriae includes the following:
- the dnaN gene encoding DNA polymerase III subunit beta: MDAHAVSFRVEKDDLSGAVSWVARNLPTKPTQPVLRAVVITADDEGLEFAGFDYEVSTKVHINADVRQPGRIAVAGKLMSDIIGTLPNKTIEVFVEGTQVQVVCGSSRFELPLIPLDEYPPLPQLPAVTGAIDPNLFTDAVLQVAAAAGRDETLPMLTGIHMEIDGENVTLTATDRFRLALRRFTWSPANPEAKAKLLIPAKNLSDNARSLDSGSTEPVEIAVGTGENIGAEGLFGIHIDNRQTTTRMLDADFPNVSPLLPKVHNAMASVEISALSDAIRRVALVAERNAQIRMQFTRDEVILSAGGSDAGHAEESVPCAFTGDQEFLIAFNSAYLRDGLSVIRTSRVVFGFTEPSRPAIMIPEPETLPEASADGTYPTPDTEFTYLLMPVRLPG; this comes from the coding sequence ATGGACGCACACGCTGTCTCATTCCGGGTCGAAAAAGACGACCTTTCCGGTGCGGTGAGCTGGGTTGCACGTAATTTGCCCACCAAACCCACGCAGCCGGTCTTGCGCGCGGTTGTCATCACCGCCGATGACGAGGGACTCGAGTTCGCTGGTTTTGATTACGAAGTTTCTACAAAAGTCCATATCAACGCGGATGTTCGCCAGCCAGGTCGTATCGCCGTAGCCGGCAAGCTGATGTCGGACATCATCGGCACCCTGCCGAACAAGACCATTGAGGTTTTCGTTGAAGGCACTCAGGTGCAGGTCGTATGCGGTTCTTCCCGCTTCGAGCTTCCCCTGATTCCTCTCGACGAGTACCCACCGTTGCCACAGTTGCCAGCGGTAACCGGTGCCATCGACCCGAATTTGTTCACGGATGCGGTGCTGCAGGTTGCTGCGGCCGCTGGTCGCGATGAGACGCTTCCGATGCTCACGGGTATCCACATGGAGATCGACGGCGAGAACGTCACCTTGACCGCAACGGACCGGTTCCGTCTTGCGTTACGACGTTTCACCTGGTCACCAGCTAATCCAGAAGCCAAGGCAAAGCTGTTGATCCCTGCGAAGAACCTTTCGGATAATGCTCGCAGCCTCGATTCCGGTTCCACTGAACCCGTCGAGATCGCCGTGGGCACTGGCGAAAACATCGGTGCAGAGGGCCTGTTTGGTATTCACATCGACAACCGCCAGACCACCACGCGCATGCTCGACGCGGACTTCCCGAATGTCAGCCCGCTGCTGCCCAAGGTGCATAACGCAATGGCCAGCGTGGAAATTTCTGCGCTTTCCGACGCCATCCGCCGCGTAGCCCTGGTTGCTGAGCGCAACGCTCAGATCCGGATGCAGTTCACCCGTGACGAGGTTATTCTCTCCGCTGGTGGTTCGGATGCAGGTCACGCCGAGGAATCCGTGCCTTGTGCTTTTACCGGTGACCAGGAATTTTTGATCGCTTTCAACTCGGCATATCTGCGTGATGGCTTGAGCGTGATCCGGACTAGCCGTGTAGTCTTCGGTTTCACGGAGCCATCTCGCCCCGCAATTATGATTCCGGAGCCCGAGACGCTGCCGGAAGCAAGCGCTGATGGAACGTACCCTACGCCAGATACCGAATTCACCTACCTGCTCATGCCAGTTCGACTGCCAGGATAA
- the recF gene encoding DNA replication/repair protein RecF (All proteins in this family for which functions are known are DNA-binding proteins that assist the filamentation of RecA onto DNA for the initiation of recombination or recombinational repair.), whose product MYIRELSLRDFRSWPECTVTLEPGVTLFVGRNGFGKTNIVEAIGYVAHLGSHRVFHDSALVRQGKESARVSVTAVNHGRELTAHLLIKAKGANQAQINRTRLKSPRELLGVVKTVLFSPEDLSLVRGDPAERRRYLDHVIATRKPRLGGVKADYDKVLRQRNSLLKTAGAALRRGYGADDGALSTLDVWDSQLARLGGQLIHARHSVVRELDPLVHDAYARIAPESRPAHIRYVSTVPFADAVELPSPEEFEAAMLAELGQRRDKEIDRGVSLVGPHRDDLDVVLGDYPAKGFASHGETWSMCLSLRLAEFHLLRNDDTDPVLILDDVFAELDTQRREKLVSVTAEAEQVLITAAVGDDLPDTLTQSAVHRHFVSVADTPEGRISLLDAATGVPHDG is encoded by the coding sequence GTGTACATTCGTGAGCTTTCGCTTCGAGATTTCCGCTCGTGGCCAGAGTGCACTGTCACTTTGGAACCTGGGGTGACGCTTTTTGTTGGCCGTAATGGTTTTGGCAAAACGAACATTGTTGAGGCCATCGGCTATGTGGCTCATCTGGGTTCTCACCGTGTGTTTCACGATTCTGCGCTGGTGCGTCAAGGAAAAGAATCGGCTCGTGTGTCGGTAACAGCGGTTAACCACGGCCGCGAGCTCACCGCGCATCTGTTGATCAAAGCTAAGGGAGCTAACCAAGCTCAGATCAATCGAACTCGGCTAAAAAGCCCTCGTGAGCTGCTTGGTGTTGTTAAAACGGTTCTGTTTTCTCCTGAAGATTTGAGCCTTGTTCGTGGCGATCCGGCAGAGCGTCGACGCTATCTTGACCATGTGATTGCTACACGCAAACCCCGCCTTGGCGGTGTGAAAGCAGACTATGACAAGGTGTTGCGGCAGCGTAACTCGTTGCTCAAAACAGCAGGTGCTGCTTTGCGTCGTGGCTATGGCGCTGATGATGGTGCGCTTTCTACCTTGGATGTGTGGGATTCCCAGTTGGCGCGTCTTGGTGGGCAGCTCATTCATGCACGTCATAGTGTGGTTCGGGAGTTGGATCCGCTGGTGCATGATGCCTATGCGCGTATTGCTCCGGAGTCGCGTCCTGCGCATATTCGCTATGTGTCGACGGTGCCGTTTGCGGATGCTGTTGAGTTGCCGAGCCCTGAAGAATTCGAGGCCGCTATGCTTGCTGAGCTGGGGCAACGTCGGGATAAGGAAATTGATCGTGGGGTGTCGTTGGTGGGGCCTCACCGTGATGATCTTGATGTTGTTTTGGGTGATTATCCTGCGAAGGGGTTTGCGAGCCACGGGGAAACATGGTCGATGTGTTTGTCGTTGCGCCTAGCTGAGTTTCATTTGCTGCGTAATGATGACACCGATCCTGTGCTTATTCTCGATGATGTGTTTGCGGAGTTGGATACGCAGCGTCGTGAGAAGTTGGTGAGTGTGACTGCCGAGGCTGAGCAGGTGCTCATTACTGCCGCGGTGGGTGATGATCTGCCCGATACTCTTACGCAGTCGGCGGTGCATCGTCACTTTGTCAGTGTTGCGGACACTCCTGAGGGACGTATTTCGCTTCTCGACGCCGCCACGGGGGTACCACATGACGGATAA
- a CDS encoding DUF721 domain-containing protein — translation MTDNDAVSAAFAHMRQEAKKRTGTVPNLNRPLPKASKSLADNDATSAVPKQRGMATGPDGRRRRRSYSVQRAGSILSDEIKKRGWRKEIAGGWVNSHWDDLVGSQIAAHTKVEMFKDKALFITCDSTAWATNLRMMQRIILRSISEQIGPDIIVELKIFGPKAPSWRHGPLHVKGRGPRDTYG, via the coding sequence ATGACGGATAATGATGCGGTTTCTGCTGCTTTTGCACATATGCGCCAGGAGGCGAAAAAACGGACCGGCACTGTTCCGAACCTGAACAGGCCGTTGCCGAAGGCGTCGAAAAGCCTCGCGGATAACGACGCCACCTCTGCGGTGCCGAAACAACGGGGCATGGCGACGGGCCCTGATGGTCGTCGGCGGCGGCGTAGCTACTCGGTGCAGCGGGCTGGAAGTATCCTCAGCGATGAGATTAAAAAGCGTGGCTGGCGCAAAGAAATCGCAGGTGGATGGGTAAATTCGCACTGGGATGATTTGGTGGGGTCGCAAATTGCTGCGCATACCAAAGTGGAAATGTTCAAAGATAAAGCTTTGTTTATCACATGTGATTCCACTGCGTGGGCGACCAATTTACGCATGATGCAGCGTATTATTTTGCGGTCTATTAGCGAGCAAATCGGCCCAGATATCATCGTTGAACTGAAGATTTTTGGCCCCAAGGCACCGAGCTGGCGGCATGGTCCGTTGCACGTTAAAGGCAGGGGGCCACGCGACACATACGGATAA
- the gyrB gene encoding DNA topoisomerase (ATP-hydrolyzing) subunit B → MATAEHEYGASSITILEGLEAVRKRPGMYIGSTGERGLHHLVWEVVDNSVDEAMAGYATHVDVTLLADGGVEVVDNGRGIPVEMHPSGAPTVQVVMTQLHAGGKFDSDSYAVSGGLHGVGISVVNALSTRVEADIKRDGKHWLQNFSMAIPDPLVEGGNARGTGTTIRFWPDAEIFETTTFKFETISRRLQEMAFLNKGLTITLVDKRVTDEELELEAIAEEGDTAENVSLDQIDVDADGNIDAPAAPKKREKKKVFFYPDGLKDYVAHLNKSKQVIHPTIISFDAKGDDHEVEVAMQWNNSYSQSVHTFANTINTFEGGTHEEGFRAALTSLMNRYAREHKLLKEKEANLTGDDCREGLSAVISVRVGDPQFEGQTKTKLGNTEVKGFVQRMVNEHIADWLDANPAEAKTIINKAVSSAHARVAARKARDLVRRKSATDLGGLPGKLADCRSKDPEKSELYIVEGDSAGGSAKAGRDSLYQAILPLRGKILNVEKARLDKVLKNAEVQAIITALGTGIHDEFDIKKLRYHKIVLMADADVDGSHIATLLLTLLFRFMPQLIEEGHVYLAQPPLYKLKWGKGEPGFAYSDAERDTLLAEGLAQNRKINKDDGIQRYKGLGEMNASELWETTLDPKYRVLRRVDITDAQRADEIFSILMGDDVAARRSFITRRAKDVRFLDI, encoded by the coding sequence GTGGCAACCGCTGAACATGAATATGGCGCCTCATCCATTACGATCCTCGAGGGTCTGGAGGCCGTCCGCAAGCGTCCCGGTATGTACATCGGTTCTACCGGTGAACGCGGCCTGCACCACTTGGTGTGGGAGGTCGTGGATAACTCCGTCGACGAGGCAATGGCCGGTTACGCTACCCACGTCGATGTGACCCTGCTCGCCGACGGCGGCGTGGAGGTCGTGGATAACGGCCGTGGCATCCCCGTTGAAATGCACCCATCTGGTGCGCCTACCGTCCAGGTCGTTATGACCCAGCTGCACGCAGGTGGCAAGTTCGACTCCGATTCCTACGCGGTTTCCGGTGGTCTACACGGTGTGGGTATCTCCGTCGTGAACGCCCTGTCTACCCGCGTGGAGGCAGACATCAAGCGTGATGGCAAGCACTGGCTGCAGAACTTCTCCATGGCCATCCCTGATCCGCTGGTCGAGGGCGGTAACGCTCGTGGCACCGGTACCACCATCCGCTTCTGGCCAGATGCGGAGATCTTTGAAACGACCACCTTCAAGTTTGAGACGATCAGCCGACGCCTCCAAGAAATGGCCTTCTTGAACAAGGGCCTGACCATTACGTTGGTAGACAAGCGCGTTACTGACGAGGAACTTGAACTCGAAGCGATCGCCGAAGAAGGCGACACCGCTGAAAACGTTTCTTTAGACCAAATCGATGTCGATGCCGACGGCAACATCGATGCACCTGCTGCGCCAAAGAAGCGCGAGAAGAAGAAGGTTTTCTTCTACCCAGATGGTTTGAAGGACTACGTTGCACACCTGAACAAGTCCAAGCAGGTTATCCACCCCACCATCATCTCCTTCGACGCCAAGGGCGACGACCACGAGGTTGAGGTGGCAATGCAGTGGAACAACAGCTACTCGCAGAGCGTGCACACCTTCGCTAACACCATTAACACGTTTGAAGGTGGCACCCACGAAGAGGGCTTCCGTGCCGCGCTGACGTCATTGATGAACCGCTACGCCCGTGAGCACAAGCTACTCAAGGAAAAGGAAGCAAACCTTACGGGCGACGACTGCCGTGAGGGCCTTTCCGCCGTGATCTCCGTGCGCGTTGGTGATCCGCAGTTCGAAGGCCAGACCAAGACCAAACTTGGAAACACTGAGGTCAAGGGCTTTGTTCAGCGTATGGTCAACGAGCACATTGCTGATTGGCTGGATGCTAACCCTGCAGAAGCCAAGACGATCATCAACAAAGCTGTGTCCTCGGCCCATGCTCGCGTGGCGGCTCGTAAGGCGCGCGATTTGGTGCGTCGTAAGTCGGCCACCGACCTCGGCGGCCTGCCCGGTAAGCTCGCTGATTGCCGCTCCAAGGACCCAGAAAAGTCCGAACTGTATATCGTGGAGGGTGACTCCGCAGGTGGTTCCGCTAAGGCTGGCCGTGATTCCCTCTACCAGGCAATTCTTCCGCTGCGCGGTAAGATCCTGAACGTGGAGAAGGCACGTTTGGACAAGGTGCTTAAGAACGCCGAGGTCCAAGCGATCATCACCGCTTTGGGTACCGGCATTCATGATGAGTTTGACATTAAGAAGCTGCGCTACCACAAGATCGTGCTGATGGCCGACGCCGATGTCGACGGCTCTCACATCGCAACCTTGCTGCTCACCTTGCTGTTCCGTTTCATGCCACAGCTGATCGAAGAAGGCCACGTCTACCTCGCGCAGCCACCGCTCTACAAACTTAAGTGGGGCAAGGGTGAGCCAGGATTTGCCTATTCCGATGCGGAACGCGACACCTTGCTTGCTGAGGGCTTGGCTCAAAACCGCAAGATCAACAAGGACGACGGCATCCAGCGTTACAAAGGTCTAGGCGAGATGAACGCCTCTGAGCTGTGGGAAACCACACTTGATCCGAAGTACCGCGTCCTGCGTCGCGTGGACATTACCGACGCACAGCGTGCCGACGAGATCTTCTCCATCCTCATGGGTGACGACGTAGCTGCACGCCGTAGCTTTATTACCCGCCGTGCTAAGGACGTCCGTTTCTTGGACATCTAG
- a CDS encoding DUF6918 family protein: MSTLAQLLDTKRTALAAELAGFIDRSVSQSSGISGVALKGAVAAAKKVRPDIVTKGAERLLPEVVEVLDPYWASFEASDSTHFGEFLEQHKSEVSDKILEVADRNAEKVDMPALKKAYGSLRGKAASFIEPNLPGLGQIMQNYMK; this comes from the coding sequence ATGAGTACACTCGCACAACTCCTAGACACCAAGCGCACCGCCCTAGCAGCTGAGCTCGCAGGCTTCATTGATCGTTCAGTTTCGCAGTCCAGCGGCATTTCCGGCGTAGCACTCAAAGGTGCCGTGGCGGCCGCCAAGAAAGTCCGCCCCGACATCGTCACCAAGGGTGCCGAGCGCCTCTTGCCTGAGGTTGTCGAAGTATTGGATCCTTACTGGGCTTCTTTCGAAGCCTCCGACAGCACCCACTTTGGCGAGTTCTTGGAGCAGCACAAGTCCGAGGTCAGCGACAAGATCCTCGAAGTTGCGGATCGCAACGCTGAGAAAGTCGACATGCCAGCGCTGAAAAAGGCATACGGTTCCTTGCGCGGTAAGGCAGCAAGTTTTATCGAGCCCAACCTGCCAGGTTTGGGACAAATCATGCAGAACTATATGAAGTAA
- the gyrA gene encoding DNA gyrase subunit A — MSDDLLGGDGYDRVHPIDLNEEMETSYIDYAMSVIVGRALPEVRDGLKPVHRRILYAMYDSGYRPDRSYVKSARPVSDTMGQFHPHGDSAIYDTLVRLAQDWNMRYPMVDGQGNFGSRGNDGPAAMRYTECRLTPLAMEMVRDIRENTVDFSPNYDGKTQEPDVLPSRVPNLLMNGSNGIAVGMATNIPPHNLRELGDAIFWLLDNPEADEASALEACMKYVKGPDFPTAGQIVGSQGINDAYTTGRGSIRMRGVTSIEEEGNRQIIVITELPYQVNPDNMISNIAEQVRDGKLAGISKIEDESSDRVGMRIVVTLKRDAVPRVVLNNLYKHSQLQTNFGANMLSIVDGVPRTLRLDQMLRHYVTHQIEVIVRRTQYRLDEAEKRAHILRGLVKALDMLDEVIALIRRSPTVDIARTGLMELLTVDEIQADAILAMQLRRLAALERQKIVDELAEIELEIADYKDILARPERQRTIVRDELAEIVDKYGDDRRTQIIAATGDVTEEDLIARENVVVTITSTGYAKRTKVDAYKSQRRGGKGVRGAELKQDDVVRHFFVSSTHDWILFFTNFGRVYRLKAYELPEASRTARGQHVANLLEFQPEERIAQVIQIQSYEDAPYLVLATAQGRVKKSRLSDYESNRSGGLIAINLNEGDKLIGAALCDNDDDLLLVSEEGQSIRFNANDDQLRPMGRATAGVKGMRFKGDDQLLAMTVVKPDAFLLVATSGGYGKRTSLGEYSPQGRGGQGVLTFKYTPKRGKLIAAVVVDEDDEILAITSAGGVIRTVVNQIRPSSRATMGVRLVNLEDGVELLAIDRNVEGEGEEAAEAVATGAVDGPAERGKQTEVNLGIDNADEEA; from the coding sequence ATGAGCGACGATCTTCTCGGTGGTGACGGCTACGACCGCGTCCACCCGATCGACCTCAACGAGGAGATGGAGACCAGCTACATCGATTATGCGATGTCGGTCATCGTCGGCCGTGCTTTGCCTGAGGTCCGTGACGGACTCAAGCCAGTGCACCGCCGCATCCTCTACGCGATGTACGACTCCGGCTACCGCCCCGACCGCAGCTACGTAAAGTCTGCGCGCCCAGTCTCAGACACCATGGGCCAGTTCCACCCCCACGGCGACTCCGCAATTTACGACACCTTGGTGCGCCTCGCCCAAGACTGGAACATGCGGTACCCCATGGTCGACGGCCAGGGTAACTTCGGCTCCCGCGGCAACGACGGCCCCGCAGCTATGCGTTACACCGAGTGTCGCCTGACCCCATTGGCTATGGAGATGGTTCGCGACATTCGCGAGAACACCGTGGACTTCTCCCCGAACTACGACGGCAAGACCCAAGAACCAGACGTATTGCCATCGCGCGTTCCTAACCTGCTGATGAACGGCTCCAACGGTATTGCCGTCGGTATGGCCACCAACATCCCGCCGCATAACCTGCGCGAACTTGGCGACGCCATCTTCTGGCTGCTAGACAACCCCGAAGCAGACGAAGCGTCGGCGCTGGAAGCCTGCATGAAGTATGTCAAGGGCCCCGATTTCCCCACCGCGGGCCAGATCGTCGGCTCCCAAGGCATTAACGACGCCTACACCACCGGCCGCGGCTCCATCCGCATGCGCGGTGTCACTTCCATCGAGGAAGAAGGCAACCGTCAGATCATCGTGATCACCGAGCTGCCCTATCAGGTCAACCCGGACAACATGATCTCCAACATTGCGGAGCAGGTTCGCGACGGCAAACTCGCGGGCATCTCCAAGATCGAGGACGAATCCTCCGACCGCGTGGGCATGCGCATCGTGGTCACCCTCAAGCGTGACGCTGTGCCGCGCGTGGTACTCAACAACCTGTACAAGCACTCCCAGCTGCAAACCAACTTCGGTGCGAACATGCTGTCCATCGTGGATGGTGTGCCACGCACCCTGCGTCTCGACCAGATGCTGCGCCACTATGTGACGCACCAGATCGAAGTGATCGTGCGCCGCACGCAGTACCGCCTCGACGAGGCGGAAAAGCGCGCCCATATCTTGCGTGGTTTGGTCAAAGCCCTCGACATGCTCGACGAGGTCATCGCCTTAATCCGTCGTTCGCCAACCGTCGACATCGCCCGCACCGGCCTGATGGAACTGCTCACTGTCGATGAAATCCAAGCAGACGCCATCTTAGCTATGCAGCTGCGTCGCCTAGCTGCCCTCGAGCGCCAAAAGATTGTCGACGAACTTGCCGAGATCGAACTGGAAATCGCCGACTACAAGGACATTCTGGCCCGCCCAGAGCGTCAGCGCACTATCGTGCGTGACGAGCTTGCGGAGATCGTCGATAAGTATGGCGACGACCGCCGCACCCAAATCATCGCCGCAACTGGCGATGTCACCGAAGAAGACCTCATCGCCCGCGAGAACGTGGTAGTCACCATCACCTCCACCGGCTACGCCAAGCGCACCAAAGTGGACGCCTACAAGTCCCAGCGACGCGGCGGCAAGGGCGTACGCGGCGCCGAGCTCAAACAAGACGACGTGGTCCGCCACTTCTTCGTCAGCTCCACCCACGACTGGATCCTGTTCTTCACCAACTTTGGTCGCGTCTACCGACTCAAAGCCTATGAACTACCAGAAGCATCGCGCACCGCCCGCGGCCAGCACGTGGCCAACCTGCTGGAATTCCAGCCGGAAGAGCGCATCGCCCAAGTCATCCAAATCCAGTCCTACGAGGATGCCCCATACCTCGTACTGGCAACCGCGCAGGGTCGTGTGAAGAAGTCCCGACTCTCCGACTACGAGTCCAACCGCTCCGGCGGACTTATCGCCATCAACCTCAACGAAGGCGACAAACTCATCGGCGCAGCACTATGCGACAACGACGACGACCTACTGCTCGTCTCCGAAGAAGGCCAGTCGATTCGCTTCAACGCCAACGACGACCAACTGCGCCCCATGGGCCGTGCTACCGCAGGTGTGAAGGGCATGCGCTTCAAGGGCGACGACCAACTGCTGGCAATGACAGTGGTTAAGCCGGATGCATTCTTGCTGGTAGCTACCTCCGGCGGCTACGGTAAGCGCACCTCCTTGGGTGAATACTCACCACAGGGACGCGGCGGCCAGGGCGTGCTTACCTTCAAGTACACGCCAAAGCGTGGCAAGCTCATCGCCGCAGTTGTTGTTGACGAAGACGACGAGATCCTAGCTATCACCTCCGCTGGCGGCGTTATCCGCACCGTAGTGAACCAGATCCGCCCGTCGTCACGCGCCACCATGGGCGTGCGCCTCGTCAACCTCGAAGATGGCGTCGAACTGCTCGCCATCGACCGCAACGTGGAAGGCGAAGGCGAAGAAGCCGCCGAAGCCGTAGCCACCGGAGCTGTCGACGGCCCCGCCGAACGCGGCAAGCAAACCGAAGTCAACCTCGGCATAGATAACGCCGACGAGGAGGCCTAA
- a CDS encoding DUF3566 domain-containing protein, with amino-acid sequence MATRDVIITRVAPVSAFKTALSLSLIGLISWLICVVILYFGMQAVGIWDKINQVIGGVGGDQIVSFGLIISLAALLGTIVAIIATVLAPLTALAYNAFVDLFGGVEVTMREELD; translated from the coding sequence ATGGCAACACGCGACGTGATCATTACCCGAGTAGCACCAGTCAGTGCGTTTAAAACCGCACTCTCCCTGTCACTGATCGGACTTATCTCATGGCTGATCTGCGTTGTCATCCTGTACTTCGGCATGCAAGCCGTAGGCATCTGGGACAAAATCAACCAGGTCATCGGCGGCGTTGGTGGCGACCAAATCGTCTCCTTCGGGCTGATCATCAGCCTAGCGGCGCTGCTAGGAACCATCGTGGCCATCATCGCTACGGTGCTCGCCCCGCTCACAGCACTGGCATACAACGCATTCGTTGATCTCTTCGGCGGTGTCGAAGTAACCATGCGCGAAGAACTCGACTAA
- a CDS encoding FadR/GntR family transcriptional regulator: MSQSTQRAYQEVLDWLEKELRKGSIAIGDKLPGERALAEQFELSRASVREAIRILTSMGLVRTGTGSGPHSGAIVISEPSAGLSWAIRMHLSARSLPLKDLVNTCILIESNAAADAATPKISPDSPERSRVLSEAHRLLDSMDDPTLPFHDYHIKDVNFHILITSLAGNLVTETIMESLRYSAIAFVIERLAMRTDWAEVSEKLQREHRNILRAIEERNPDKARTLVHDHIADFYELTSH, encoded by the coding sequence ATGTCTCAATCCACCCAACGGGCCTATCAAGAAGTCCTCGATTGGCTGGAAAAAGAGCTACGCAAAGGCTCCATTGCTATCGGCGACAAACTCCCCGGCGAACGCGCACTCGCAGAACAATTCGAACTCTCTAGGGCATCCGTACGCGAAGCCATCCGCATCCTTACCTCCATGGGACTCGTACGCACCGGCACCGGATCCGGCCCGCACTCCGGAGCGATCGTCATCTCCGAACCATCCGCAGGACTCTCCTGGGCCATTCGCATGCACCTCAGCGCCCGATCACTCCCGCTTAAAGACCTCGTCAACACCTGCATTCTCATCGAATCCAACGCAGCCGCCGACGCAGCCACTCCTAAGATCAGCCCAGACTCCCCCGAACGCAGCCGCGTCCTCAGCGAAGCCCACCGACTTCTCGACAGCATGGACGACCCCACTCTGCCGTTCCACGACTACCACATCAAAGACGTCAACTTTCACATTCTGATTACCTCACTAGCAGGCAACCTCGTCACAGAAACCATCATGGAATCCCTGCGCTACTCCGCCATCGCATTCGTCATCGAACGACTCGCCATGCGCACCGACTGGGCAGAAGTATCAGAAAAACTACAACGCGAACACCGCAATATCCTGCGCGCCATCGAAGAACGCAACCCAGATAAAGCCCGCACCCTCGTTCACGACCACATTGCGGATTTCTACGAGCTGACTTCGCACTAA